In Trichocoleus desertorum NBK24, the following are encoded in one genomic region:
- a CDS encoding glycosyltransferase family 4 protein yields the protein MYVVVIFYNIGGYHAARLRATYAVCQQQGWSLTAVEVTDNAKEHPWGDLEKEITFPLKTLLPVATISSSTDRSPNSTVAASLLAYSLDKLQPDVVAIPGWGLPFARAALVWCQRHRIPAILMSESKWDDEKRQWWKEQLKFWLYVRKYDAALVGGKLHRDYLIELGFPGDRIFLGYDTVDNSYFMQQAEVARQDPIAARQRQPNIPWRPYFIAATRFIKRKNVLRFVEAFAAYRQHVGEELAWNLVICGNGEEEPAIRQMVTEKELDDCVHLPGFIPYQRIGDWYGLANAFVHPALQEQWGLVVNEACAAGLPVLCSRTVGACHELVSDTHSGLLFDPESDRDMTRVLLAIHQLDSEARTRMGLFSQSLVANYSSQRFAEGLIEAANIALGQEIPKAV from the coding sequence ATGTATGTAGTTGTCATTTTCTACAATATTGGAGGCTACCATGCTGCTCGGCTGCGTGCTACCTACGCGGTTTGTCAGCAACAAGGCTGGAGTTTAACCGCAGTCGAAGTAACAGACAATGCCAAAGAACATCCTTGGGGTGATCTCGAAAAAGAAATCACATTCCCTCTCAAAACGCTTTTACCCGTAGCGACGATATCTTCCTCAACGGATCGCAGTCCCAATTCTACTGTTGCAGCTTCTTTGCTAGCCTATTCTCTGGATAAGCTTCAACCCGATGTCGTTGCTATCCCTGGGTGGGGACTTCCTTTCGCCCGCGCTGCTCTAGTATGGTGTCAGCGCCACCGCATTCCAGCCATCCTGATGAGCGAGAGTAAGTGGGACGATGAAAAGCGGCAGTGGTGGAAGGAACAGCTAAAATTTTGGCTTTACGTCAGAAAGTACGATGCTGCGTTGGTGGGTGGAAAACTGCACCGAGATTACTTAATCGAGCTGGGTTTTCCTGGCGATCGCATTTTCCTCGGCTACGATACGGTTGATAACAGCTATTTCATGCAGCAAGCTGAGGTGGCTCGGCAAGACCCCATTGCGGCAAGGCAACGGCAGCCAAATATCCCTTGGCGGCCTTATTTTATTGCTGCTACCCGGTTTATTAAACGCAAAAACGTATTACGGTTTGTGGAAGCTTTTGCCGCTTATCGCCAACACGTTGGAGAAGAGCTAGCATGGAACCTTGTCATTTGTGGGAACGGAGAAGAAGAGCCTGCTATCCGCCAGATGGTTACCGAAAAAGAACTTGACGATTGCGTTCATCTTCCTGGTTTCATCCCCTATCAAAGGATAGGAGATTGGTATGGTCTAGCCAACGCTTTCGTTCATCCGGCTCTGCAAGAGCAATGGGGCTTGGTTGTGAATGAAGCTTGTGCTGCTGGACTCCCAGTTCTCTGTAGCCGCACGGTAGGAGCCTGTCACGAACTCGTTAGCGACACTCATAGCGGTCTGCTGTTCGATCCAGAAAGCGATCGCGATATGACTCGTGTCCTGTTAGCCATACACCAACTAGATTCAGAGGCACGCACCCGCATGGGACTGTTTAGCCAATCACTGGTTGCTAATTATAGTTCCCAGAGGTTTGCAGAAGGTTTAATCGAGGCGGCGAACATTGCCCTTGGACAAGAAATCCCGAAAGCTGTTTGA
- a CDS encoding glycosyltransferase codes for MLHPTSSTLLVEINVSQKMRLALKILMISPYMGSIYGGTSKVVKDLAQELGNLGITVDIITTNANGSDRLDVPLNIWMQENYYRVQYFPCWHRYDFIVSQSLIAWLFNHVVDYDLVHTNTVFSPLVSLTHWICNLRKVPYLITPHGMLEPWALSYKAWKKRFYYALFEKPVLQQTSAIHVLANSEADNLQSLGFQQAVVVPNGIHRQEFETLPDPEIFYQQFPTTVNKTIILFLGRIDPKKGLDLLAPAFAKVHQQFPHTHLVIAGPDSIGFLPIAQSYFEQAGVLESVTFADMLTGCLKYAALAAASLYVSPSYSEGFSMSVLEGLASGVPCVITTGCNFPEAARADAACVVDIDVDSIANALLKCLGDSRQAREMGDRARQFIFQNYTWDVAARKLLQVYTAILNQQPLPEF; via the coding sequence ATGCTCCATCCGACAAGTTCAACTTTATTGGTAGAAATTAATGTTTCCCAAAAAATGAGGTTGGCTTTGAAAATTTTAATGATTAGCCCTTATATGGGTTCGATTTATGGTGGAACTTCCAAGGTAGTTAAAGACTTAGCCCAAGAATTGGGAAATCTTGGCATCACCGTTGATATCATCACAACAAATGCTAATGGTTCAGACAGGTTAGACGTTCCTCTAAACATCTGGATGCAAGAGAACTATTATCGAGTGCAGTACTTTCCTTGCTGGCATCGCTATGACTTCATTGTCAGCCAATCTCTAATCGCTTGGTTGTTTAATCATGTCGTTGATTACGACTTAGTTCACACCAATACCGTTTTTTCACCGCTAGTTTCACTCACGCACTGGATATGTAACTTACGCAAAGTGCCCTATCTGATTACGCCGCACGGTATGCTAGAACCTTGGGCACTGTCCTACAAAGCTTGGAAGAAACGATTCTACTACGCTCTGTTTGAAAAGCCTGTTCTCCAACAGACTAGTGCGATCCATGTTTTGGCAAATTCTGAAGCCGATAATCTACAGTCTCTTGGTTTTCAACAGGCTGTTGTTGTCCCCAATGGTATTCATCGACAAGAATTTGAAACCCTGCCAGATCCAGAAATTTTCTATCAACAATTTCCTACTACTGTAAATAAAACCATAATTTTGTTCCTCGGTCGCATTGACCCGAAAAAAGGACTTGATCTACTTGCTCCTGCCTTTGCCAAAGTTCATCAGCAATTTCCTCATACCCATTTAGTTATAGCAGGACCAGATAGCATCGGTTTTCTGCCTATTGCTCAAAGCTATTTTGAACAAGCAGGTGTTCTAGAATCTGTAACTTTCGCCGATATGCTGACTGGTTGTTTGAAATATGCGGCTTTAGCTGCTGCCAGTTTATATGTTTCCCCTTCATACTCGGAGGGATTCAGTATGTCTGTACTAGAGGGGCTGGCTTCTGGTGTCCCTTGCGTGATTACCACAGGTTGTAATTTTCCCGAAGCGGCAAGGGCAGATGCTGCATGTGTAGTTGATATTGATGTTGACTCAATTGCAAATGCTTTACTGAAATGTTTGGGTGATTCGAGGCAGGCTAGGGAAATGGGCGATCGCGCCCGTCAATTTATTTTTCAAAACTATACTTGGGATGTAGCTGCAAGAAAACTGCTCCAGGTTTATACAGCTATTCTAAATCAGCAGCCTTTGCCAGAGTTTTAA
- a CDS encoding bifunctional 2-polyprenyl-6-hydroxyphenol methylase/3-demethylubiquinol 3-O-methyltransferase UbiG, whose protein sequence is MSEAIYTQGQYLENNPTWHIEDSAWKAEQIFRVIQNNNLQPLSICEVGCGSGEILNQLYLKMPDGLNFTGYEISPQVYQNCQEKAKDRLSFKLGNFYQEENTYFDLLLCIDVFEHIEDYFGFLKNLRQKSKYQIFHIPLDISVSSVLRSTPILTARQLVGHLHYFSKETALATLRDTGYEICDYFYTAGSIDLPVKHFKTLLGNLPRKVLYSLNQDIAVRLLGGYSLLVLTR, encoded by the coding sequence ATGTCTGAAGCCATTTACACCCAAGGTCAGTATCTTGAAAATAACCCTACGTGGCATATTGAAGATTCAGCTTGGAAAGCAGAGCAAATTTTTAGAGTTATTCAAAACAACAATCTCCAACCTTTATCGATTTGTGAGGTTGGATGTGGCTCCGGTGAAATCCTCAATCAACTCTACCTAAAAATGCCCGACGGTCTGAATTTTACGGGCTATGAGATTTCCCCACAAGTTTATCAAAACTGTCAGGAAAAAGCTAAGGATAGATTGAGCTTTAAGTTGGGAAATTTCTATCAAGAGGAAAATACTTACTTTGATTTGTTATTATGCATTGATGTTTTTGAACATATTGAAGATTACTTCGGTTTTTTAAAAAACCTGCGTCAAAAATCAAAGTATCAAATATTTCATATTCCCTTGGATATTTCAGTTTCTTCAGTTTTAAGAAGCACACCGATTTTAACAGCACGCCAACTAGTCGGTCACCTTCATTACTTTTCTAAAGAAACAGCTCTAGCCACCTTAAGAGACACAGGCTACGAAATTTGCGATTATTTCTACACAGCCGGTTCTATTGATTTGCCTGTCAAGCATTTCAAAACGTTATTAGGCAACTTGCCCCGGAAAGTATTGTATAGCCTGAATCAAGACATTGCAGTCCGACTCCTAGGTGGATACTCTCTGTTAGTACTTACACGGTAA
- a CDS encoding FkbM family methyltransferase → MGNQIVRLDESLRRWNIDSEVAIHQILEKYLAPGHILIDVGANFGLHTLYAAKAVGPQGCVFAFEPVPANLNLLRRNVAINQVQEQVKIIPKAVSNSTDLFLDFFVPPEIVAVTASLSTESTQSQTKIQVANVRLDDFWPPLNLPVNLIKIDVEGAELEVLRGAEQLLKQWHPPLLIEVHGFALPSFGASVLELRGFLNCLNYQETLLEGAQFQGEDYFQALYLHSEKEISYT, encoded by the coding sequence ATGGGAAACCAAATTGTTCGATTAGATGAGTCCCTCAGGCGCTGGAATATTGATTCTGAAGTTGCAATTCATCAGATTCTAGAAAAGTATTTAGCTCCTGGTCATATCTTAATTGACGTAGGGGCAAATTTTGGATTGCATACGTTATATGCTGCTAAGGCTGTGGGTCCTCAAGGCTGTGTTTTTGCCTTTGAACCCGTTCCTGCAAATCTAAACTTATTACGTAGGAATGTTGCAATCAATCAGGTGCAGGAGCAAGTAAAGATCATTCCAAAAGCAGTATCGAATTCGACTGATCTGTTTCTCGATTTCTTTGTACCACCTGAAATAGTAGCGGTTACTGCGTCCCTATCAACAGAATCCACTCAATCTCAGACAAAAATTCAAGTTGCGAATGTCCGGTTGGACGATTTTTGGCCTCCCCTCAATCTACCCGTAAATTTGATCAAGATTGATGTTGAAGGGGCAGAGCTAGAGGTACTCCGGGGTGCTGAGCAACTGTTGAAGCAATGGCATCCACCACTACTAATTGAGGTACACGGTTTTGCGCTGCCGAGTTTTGGAGCTAGCGTGTTGGAGCTGCGAGGCTTCTTGAATTGCCTGAATTATCAAGAAACTCTGCTGGAGGGTGCGCAGTTTCAAGGAGAAGACTATTTTCAAGCCCTCTACTTACATTCTGAAAAAGAAATATCTTACACCTAG
- a CDS encoding glycosyltransferase family 2 protein, which translates to MISLVTTVLNDRQGCAAFFTQMEAQTYLPDEIVIVDAGSKDGTWEFLQNYQPKKPYSLQVTQEIGCNVARGRNLAIAQAQHEIIVSTDIGCMWEPQWLEELARPLLEDKKLDAVMGSWQVRWEDLKSDWVKVEYALLNGPKLIATPKSHASSRSIAYRKCLWEKIGGYPEDLTLAGDDMVFALLLHQTTERVSCAPIPRCYWERPVTLKSFCKEARRNFRGGGEAGIWLKYGFLVGVRLLLESLLLLIGLVCLLFASPIWVGAVFLIAFLSIVGLRVARLVPTVERFSAYGYSNTWLRIMFFEYLIKFWSVVGYWEGFLSGLQQCQECRQRLRSLKT; encoded by the coding sequence ATGATTTCACTTGTAACTACTGTATTAAATGATCGGCAAGGATGTGCTGCTTTCTTTACCCAAATGGAAGCACAGACTTATCTGCCTGATGAAATTGTCATTGTCGATGCTGGTTCAAAGGATGGCACCTGGGAGTTCCTACAAAACTACCAACCGAAGAAACCTTATTCACTACAGGTCACTCAAGAAATTGGCTGTAATGTAGCTCGTGGTCGAAATTTAGCGATCGCCCAAGCCCAACATGAAATAATTGTTTCTACAGACATTGGTTGTATGTGGGAACCCCAGTGGTTAGAGGAACTAGCTCGACCCTTATTAGAGGATAAGAAACTGGACGCCGTGATGGGCAGTTGGCAAGTTCGCTGGGAAGACCTCAAGAGTGATTGGGTAAAGGTAGAATATGCCTTACTCAATGGACCGAAATTAATTGCCACTCCCAAGTCTCACGCTTCCTCACGGTCAATTGCCTATCGCAAGTGCTTGTGGGAAAAAATTGGTGGGTATCCCGAAGATTTAACATTGGCAGGCGATGACATGGTGTTTGCCCTGCTGTTGCATCAGACCACTGAACGTGTCAGTTGTGCCCCCATACCGCGTTGTTATTGGGAGCGTCCTGTTACTCTGAAATCTTTTTGTAAGGAAGCCCGTCGCAACTTTCGCGGAGGCGGAGAGGCGGGAATCTGGTTAAAGTACGGCTTCCTGGTAGGGGTAAGGCTGTTGCTTGAATCTTTACTACTGCTTATTGGTTTAGTGTGCCTGCTTTTTGCTTCACCAATTTGGGTGGGGGCAGTTTTTCTAATTGCTTTTCTAAGCATTGTCGGGCTACGAGTAGCTCGATTAGTTCCAACTGTGGAGCGATTTAGTGCCTACGGATACTCCAATACATGGCTACGTATTATGTTCTTTGAATATCTGATTAAGTTTTGGAGTGTAGTCGGGTATTGGGAGGGATTTTTATCAGGATTGCAGCAGTGCCAAGAATGCAGACAAAGACTTCGTAGCCTAAAAACATAA
- a CDS encoding glycosyltransferase family 4 protein: MKLLYYSPSSYGGIADYAHEQANALVDIGVEVTVLATPKYPTGRGEKYEIVPILQEVTPTKRLPYKALKVMHFTSIKLANFTELASFIEVNNFQYVLLGSYVEYLAPLWSGRLRQLTKKGVVFGAVVHDPVRDFVFGPRWWHHWSIASGYSFLREAFVHESIELDTVRPMPQLRTTVIPYGTHHFPHADKSRDEMRTHLNLPLDAKIMLAFGHIRDNKNLDLVIRAMVNFPDLYLVVAGKEQSSSQRPAAFYQDLAKKLGVADRCRWEVRFISEIEIGNFFEAADISLFTYSKSFRSASSALNTAANYRKPCIASAGEGSLRSVVQKYELGIWVDPDDVESIVNGIIRWLKNPPIPQWDKYFEENSWALNAKLVVNCLSDYS, encoded by the coding sequence ATGAAACTTCTCTACTATTCACCATCCAGCTATGGCGGTATTGCCGATTACGCGCACGAACAGGCTAATGCTCTAGTCGATATAGGAGTGGAGGTTACCGTACTTGCTACTCCAAAATATCCGACTGGTAGGGGAGAGAAGTATGAAATTGTACCAATTTTGCAGGAAGTAACTCCCACTAAACGACTACCTTATAAAGCCTTAAAAGTGATGCATTTTACCTCAATAAAACTGGCTAATTTTACCGAATTAGCCAGTTTTATTGAGGTAAATAATTTTCAGTATGTATTACTTGGCTCCTATGTGGAGTATTTAGCTCCTCTCTGGTCTGGTCGTTTGAGGCAGTTAACCAAAAAAGGGGTTGTTTTTGGTGCTGTCGTACATGACCCAGTGCGTGATTTTGTTTTTGGTCCTCGCTGGTGGCATCACTGGTCGATTGCTTCTGGTTATTCCTTCCTACGCGAAGCCTTTGTCCATGAATCCATCGAACTCGATACGGTTCGACCAATGCCTCAACTCCGGACAACGGTTATTCCCTACGGCACGCATCACTTTCCCCATGCCGATAAATCGAGGGATGAAATGCGAACCCATCTCAATCTGCCACTTGATGCCAAAATTATGCTGGCTTTTGGCCATATTCGTGATAACAAGAATCTTGACCTTGTTATTCGTGCAATGGTTAATTTCCCCGATTTATACCTGGTTGTTGCAGGGAAAGAACAGTCATCGAGTCAACGCCCAGCTGCTTTTTATCAGGATTTAGCCAAAAAATTAGGGGTTGCAGACCGTTGCCGCTGGGAGGTTCGATTTATTTCAGAGATAGAAATTGGCAACTTTTTTGAAGCGGCAGATATTAGTCTGTTCACCTACAGTAAGAGTTTTCGTTCTGCCAGTAGTGCTTTAAATACAGCAGCTAACTACCGCAAACCCTGTATCGCATCGGCAGGTGAAGGTTCTTTGCGCTCTGTTGTACAGAAGTATGAACTTGGGATTTGGGTTGATCCGGATGATGTAGAGTCTATCGTGAATGGAATTATCAGATGGTTAAAAAATCCTCCTATTCCTCAATGGGATAAATATTTTGAGGAAAACTCTTGGGCATTGAATGCCAAGTTGGTGGTTAACTGTTTGAGCGACTATTCCTAA
- a CDS encoding sulfotransferase: protein MNLSDGALEFYNRKKKTVAQKTKYFVMKQDSNSLKPWLRALKYSFLRKSAEYKAQERTLNERTISTQNVAFILGCGRSGTTVLGQLFSIHNNVNYFFEPYHLWSVIDPMTDVLNLYHRINAKFMMDEADATEVAKLRFNRIFFSNVMNPKENLLLEKTPLNAMRLGYLNSLTPQAKFIHIIRNGVDVSCSIERIALTNSYKIAGKPNLNQWWGVENYKWKALSRDGALASYYPEEVELCENHRSKGAYEWLVSLGEVDRWREQLGDRLYEVTYEQLTVNPENTLRNLCKFLELGSTKLWFNQATNMIRPTPPNLRETLSLPPRMCDAFNCYQERFGFANRAIPLENICC from the coding sequence TTGAACTTGTCGGATGGAGCATTAGAATTCTACAATAGAAAGAAGAAAACAGTTGCTCAGAAAACTAAATATTTTGTTATGAAACAGGATTCTAATTCATTAAAACCCTGGTTGCGAGCCTTAAAATATAGCTTTTTAAGAAAATCAGCAGAGTATAAAGCTCAAGAAAGAACTTTAAATGAACGGACTATTTCTACCCAAAATGTTGCATTCATCCTTGGGTGTGGTCGTTCGGGCACCACTGTTCTCGGACAATTATTTTCAATTCACAATAACGTAAACTATTTTTTTGAGCCTTATCATCTTTGGTCTGTTATCGATCCCATGACTGATGTTCTGAATCTTTATCATCGGATTAATGCTAAATTCATGATGGATGAAGCTGACGCAACGGAGGTAGCAAAATTACGTTTTAATCGAATTTTTTTTAGTAACGTTATGAATCCCAAAGAGAATCTGTTACTAGAGAAAACTCCCCTCAATGCGATGAGACTAGGCTATTTAAATAGCTTGACCCCTCAGGCAAAATTCATCCATATCATTCGTAATGGTGTTGATGTTTCCTGCTCAATTGAGCGGATTGCTTTAACCAATAGCTATAAAATTGCAGGTAAGCCCAATCTCAACCAGTGGTGGGGAGTAGAAAACTATAAGTGGAAGGCTTTGTCACGGGATGGGGCCTTGGCAAGCTACTATCCTGAAGAAGTAGAATTATGTGAAAACCACCGCTCGAAAGGTGCTTACGAATGGTTGGTGAGTTTGGGTGAAGTAGATCGCTGGCGCGAACAACTTGGCGATCGCCTCTATGAAGTTACATACGAGCAGTTAACTGTAAATCCAGAAAATACATTACGTAATCTCTGTAAATTTCTAGAGCTAGGTAGCACAAAACTCTGGTTTAATCAAGCAACTAACATGATTAGGCCAACTCCCCCTAATTTGAGAGAGACTCTCAGCTTGCCACCGAGAATGTGCGATGCTTTTAATTGTTACCAAGAACGTTTTGGGTTTGCGAATCGGGCTATTCCCTTGGAAAACATCTGCTGTTAA
- a CDS encoding glycosyltransferase family 4 protein, with the protein MATLRNEELPSWICCQLGAREHYAVPRALHQTGQLAHLITDGWVPPQSALNQLPISLFTNLRERFHGDLTQASVHAFTGSLMRFELTQRLQKTSGWERIIDRNHWFQKQAVQVLNAIDPQRSSLNSPPTLFAYSYAALELFRYAKTRGWRTILGQIDPGPTEEKLVLEEHARHRTYPSSWQPAPPHYWVNWQEECSLADRIVVNSLWSSQALEQAGIAANKLDIIPLAYEPPKQAHDFVRTYPAAFSAERPLRVLFLGQVILRKGMAALLEAAQTLRNQPIEFWVVGSQGIARPSQTQQQERVRWMGSVPRSATVKYYQQADVFLFPTLSDGFGLTQLEAQAWKLPVIASRFCGAVVKDRVSGLILQEVTGKAIANALQFCLQNPRQLEAFARESTKASFFSLSQLQQYLQALPYDVV; encoded by the coding sequence GTGGCTACTTTGAGAAATGAAGAATTGCCATCCTGGATCTGTTGTCAACTAGGAGCCCGTGAACATTACGCTGTTCCACGGGCTTTACATCAGACCGGACAACTCGCCCACCTGATCACAGATGGTTGGGTTCCACCACAATCTGCACTGAACCAGCTGCCTATATCTCTGTTCACTAATTTACGTGAACGGTTTCATGGAGATTTAACCCAAGCATCTGTCCACGCCTTCACTGGTTCTTTGATGCGCTTTGAACTGACTCAACGTCTTCAGAAAACCTCAGGATGGGAACGCATTATCGACCGTAATCACTGGTTCCAAAAACAGGCAGTGCAGGTACTAAATGCGATCGATCCTCAACGCTCCTCTCTCAATTCTCCCCCTACCCTCTTTGCCTACAGTTACGCTGCCTTAGAACTGTTCCGCTACGCCAAGACCAGAGGTTGGCGCACTATCCTTGGTCAAATTGATCCAGGGCCAACCGAGGAAAAGTTGGTTCTAGAGGAACACGCGCGACATCGTACCTATCCATCCAGTTGGCAACCTGCACCGCCCCACTACTGGGTCAACTGGCAGGAAGAATGCTCGTTAGCTGACCGAATTGTCGTTAACTCCCTCTGGTCAAGCCAAGCCTTGGAGCAAGCTGGTATCGCTGCCAATAAGCTTGATATCATTCCCCTTGCCTACGAACCACCTAAGCAAGCCCATGACTTTGTACGAACATACCCAGCCGCTTTCTCTGCCGAACGTCCACTGCGGGTGCTGTTTTTAGGTCAAGTCATCTTGCGTAAGGGCATGGCGGCACTGCTAGAAGCGGCACAAACCCTGCGCAACCAACCCATTGAATTCTGGGTAGTTGGTTCTCAAGGCATTGCTAGACCATCGCAGACACAACAGCAGGAACGAGTAAGGTGGATGGGTTCCGTCCCCCGCAGTGCAACAGTGAAGTACTATCAACAGGCAGATGTTTTTCTGTTTCCCACCCTTTCCGATGGCTTTGGACTAACTCAGTTGGAAGCGCAAGCCTGGAAACTTCCAGTGATTGCTTCCAGATTTTGTGGTGCAGTGGTGAAAGATCGGGTAAGTGGACTTATATTACAGGAAGTGACGGGGAAAGCGATCGCTAACGCCCTCCAATTCTGCCTTCAGAACCCCCGACAACTAGAAGCATTTGCTAGGGAAAGCACCAAAGCATCTTTTTTTAGCTTGTCACAATTGCAGCAGTACCTCCAAGCTTTGCCTTATGACGTTGTTTGA